A region of Salvia splendens isolate huo1 chromosome 17, SspV2, whole genome shotgun sequence DNA encodes the following proteins:
- the LOC121774481 gene encoding ribosomal protein S1, mitochondrial-like encodes MSVYMSRLFPKSNSSFLLQSEVALKAKAVRLRDDTYLIDAGVGRPRTALANELADPPKSAGAATFSTKVGFLHAARGESTVKNSLLQRCFVDLVTGDSRTKQNAAARFDDMVGQTDSACAGEQPLLLPRIFRKQRAWLELQNRWKFNRKVKGFIAGKVRGGYSVGIAGYLAFLPARNVYNRRIDGDRFVIESLSPRNFVVTKVG; translated from the coding sequence ATGAGCGTGTATATGAGCCGCCTCTTCCCCAAATCAAACTCAAGTTTCCTCCTCCAAAGCGAGGTCGCCCTCAAAGCCAAAGCCGTCCGCCTCAGAGATGATACTTACCTCATCGACGCCGGCGTCGGCCGCCCCAGGACCGCCTTGGCCAACGAATTGGCAGATCCGCCCAAATCTGCCGGCGCGGCCACTTTCTCCACCAAGGTCGGCTTCCTCCACGCCGCCAGAGGTGAATCGACCGTCAAAAACTCACTCCTGCAGCGATGCTTCGTGGATCTGGTGACCGGAGATTCCCGGACGAAGCAGAACGCCGCCGCGAGGTTCGACGACATGGTAGGGCAGACGGACTCCGCCTGCGCCGGCGAGCAGCCGCTCCTCCTGCCGAGGATATTCAGGAAGCAGCGAGCGTGGCTGGAGTTGCAGAATCGGTGGAAGTTCAATCGGAAGGTGAAGGGTTTCATAGCTGGAAAAGTGAGGGGAGGCTACTCGGTCGGCATCGCCGGTTACCTTGCGTTTCTCCCGGCGAGAAATGTTTATAATAGAAGGATTGACGGCGATCGGTTTGTGATTGAGAGCTTATCCCCCAGGAATTTTGTGGTTACGAAAGTAGGGTGA